A DNA window from Mya arenaria isolate MELC-2E11 chromosome 17, ASM2691426v1 contains the following coding sequences:
- the LOC128223670 gene encoding uncharacterized protein LOC128223670 isoform X1 — protein sequence MLSEWTSRLRLHNWPSPELIQEISELPAYLVPVGCKNSKNKHMEWRVCFIGEQKLTSSFTECQYKLYIIFKFLMKEELKSICDEMSSYIVKNIVFWFIESTQQELFSKENMIEHLLSCLQMLQQAIRDNHLPYYMIPGRNLLIERINQLQQQQLIAKLDALIQEGPRVILRCPKVLEALYNMSPTELTKKGHWRDKLEKLWLEWQNIVTNKDEDGKQLLKKDPYFITVTERMYDTVWPLWRLYQKEGILDIVERKIYYALL from the coding sequence ATGCTCTCAGAGTGGACCAGCAGACTAAGGCTCCACAACTGGCCATCCCCTGAACTTATACAGGAAATTTCCGAGCTACCAGCCTACCTTGTTCCAGTTGGCTGTAagaacagtaaaaacaaacacatggagTGGAGAGTGTGCTTTATAGGTGAACAGAAACTCACAAGCAGTTTTACAGAATGCCAGTATAAACTgtacatcattttcaaatttcttaTGAAAGAAGAACTAAAGTCAATCTGTGATGAAATGTCATCCTACATTGTAAAGAATATCGTATTTTGGTTTATTGAATCAACTCAGCAAGAGTTATTTTCCAAAGAAAATATGATTGAACATCTCCTTTCTTGTCTGCAAATGCTACAACAAGCAATCAGGGATAATCATCTTCCTTACTACATGATCCCTGGCAGGAACCTGCTGATAGAAAGAATCAACCAGCTACAACAACAGCAGCTAATTGCTAAGCTGGATGCGCTGATACAGGAAGGTCCCCGTGTAATACTGAGATGTCCTAAAGTCCTTGAAGCCCTGTATAATATGTCTCCAACTGAGCTGACAAAGAAAGGCCATTGGAGGGACAAGCTTGAAAAGCTGTGGCTGGAGTGGCAAAACATAGTAACAAATAAGGATGAGGATGGGAAGCAGCTGCTAAAGAAAGATCCATACTTTATCACTGTGACAGAGAGGATGTATGACACAGTCTGGCCATTGTGGAGACTGTACCAGAAAGAGGGTATTTTAGATATAGTGGAAAGAAAAATTTATTATGCACTGTTATAg
- the LOC128223670 gene encoding uncharacterized protein LOC128223670 isoform X3, with amino-acid sequence MAAPEPSRESSLKTSQPDNEYTTENLPPAQPETRPKQGQPLQETLSSDPGNDSRVVHQSGLPEDIYAVSVHVCEVMDKIGYSDAMVRYRQESYRNNDFSELNMIVTGSKGEGLSTPYESDIDFLFLMKTILCRIPGYASLQLPDINTVCIMDGEHCHPGHFWLELDHLGTVEETNIKATLFVHTNGKAYLSSQKLKEIQNQTKHTTSVSGPAVTYTCQ; translated from the exons ATGGCAGCACCTGAACCCTCGAGAGaatcttctttaaaaacatctcaACCAGACAATGAATATACCACTGAAAATTTACCCCCAGCACAGCCTGAAACCCGACCCAAACAAGGCCAACCGCTACAGGAAACATTATCATCTGACCCGGGCAATGATAGTCGTGTGGTTCATCAGTCAG GGCTACCAGAAGATATCTATGCTGTGTCTGTGCACGTGTGTGAGGTTATGGACAAGATAGGCTACAGTGACGCCATGGTCAGATACCGACAGGAGAGTTACAGAAACAATGATTTTTCAGAGCTGAACATGATCGTTACTGGCAGTAAAGGCGAGGGTTTATCTACCCCTTATGAGAGTGACATTGACTTTCTTTTCCTTATGAAAACAATCCTGTGTAGAATACCTGGATATGCCAGCCTGCAACTACCGGACATCAACACTGTTTGCATCATGGATGGCGAACACTGCCACCCAGGACACTTCTGGCTTGAACTCGACCACTTGGGAACAGTAGAAGAGACTAATATTAAAGCTACTTTGTTTGTTCATACCAATGGAAAAGCTTATCTCTCAAGTcagaaattgaaagaaatacaAAACCAAACTAAACACACTACCTCAGTATCAGGTCCAGCTGTAACATACACCTGTCAATAG
- the LOC128223670 gene encoding uncharacterized protein LOC128223670 isoform X2 has protein sequence MEGNIKHSTLKNMAAPEPSRESSLKTSQPDNEYTTENLPPAQPETRPKQGQPLQETLSSDPGNDSRVVHQSGLPEDIYAVSVHVCEVMDKIGYSDAMVRYRQESYRNNDFSELNMIVTGSKGEGLSTPYESDIDFLFLMKTILCRIPGYASLQLPDINTVCIMDGEHCHPGHFWLELDHLGTVEETNIKATLFVHTNGKAYLSSQKLKEIQNQTKHTTSVSGPAVTYTCQ, from the exons AACATGGCAGCACCTGAACCCTCGAGAGaatcttctttaaaaacatctcaACCAGACAATGAATATACCACTGAAAATTTACCCCCAGCACAGCCTGAAACCCGACCCAAACAAGGCCAACCGCTACAGGAAACATTATCATCTGACCCGGGCAATGATAGTCGTGTGGTTCATCAGTCAG GGCTACCAGAAGATATCTATGCTGTGTCTGTGCACGTGTGTGAGGTTATGGACAAGATAGGCTACAGTGACGCCATGGTCAGATACCGACAGGAGAGTTACAGAAACAATGATTTTTCAGAGCTGAACATGATCGTTACTGGCAGTAAAGGCGAGGGTTTATCTACCCCTTATGAGAGTGACATTGACTTTCTTTTCCTTATGAAAACAATCCTGTGTAGAATACCTGGATATGCCAGCCTGCAACTACCGGACATCAACACTGTTTGCATCATGGATGGCGAACACTGCCACCCAGGACACTTCTGGCTTGAACTCGACCACTTGGGAACAGTAGAAGAGACTAATATTAAAGCTACTTTGTTTGTTCATACCAATGGAAAAGCTTATCTCTCAAGTcagaaattgaaagaaatacaAAACCAAACTAAACACACTACCTCAGTATCAGGTCCAGCTGTAACATACACCTGTCAATAG